GATCTGGAACCTTGCCCAGTTCTTTAACCCTTTCATCTTTATCATCTTCAGCGAGCGGAACAGAATTATTCCATCTGGTTTCTTCTTTCTCTAGCGGCTCACTATCGCAGACTGCAGATTGTGCTGACATGTCATCTGAACACTTTCCCACAACTTGCTTTGTTTCTAAACTACATGAGATTAAGCTCACAAGTTCCGGCCTGTCATTAATTTGAGCCCATCCTTTACCCAACCACTCTTGAGAATGTCTTAATTCACCACGACCAACAATCAACACCTGCTTCTCTCCTGCACATAGAGCAAGTAAATCTAGATATTTAAGCAAATAAACAGCAATACAAACTTGAAAAATACATATATTCAATTTGATCCTCATCACATTCGTTATTACTATTAGATTTAAAAAGGGGGGTAATCTTTACAAACCTGGGGAATACACATGCAGTCTGCCATCAGAATCCTTCTGAACTACAATCCCTTCCCACCATCCATCGTGCCACCAGACATCCACAACAGTCCCAACATCAACAGCCCATGAAACTCTGCCTTTGTTAGACGGTGGAGATGGCCGAACAATTGGCCTACCACAAGTCCAAAGACCCAGTTGATCAGAAGCTGCAAGCTTAGAGGCCAAAATCCATTCCTACAGCACGGAGACCATAAAGTTCAAGCAAGCTATAGGTAAAGAACAGGTGTGCACccaaaattttgaacaaaaataacATGATGGAGATAGCAACAAAACGTACCTCCAGTTTTTTAGCTTCATCAGCTGCATCCTGAATATCTTGATATTGCACCTTCACTTTATCTTTGTAAGTTTTGATAATCAAAGCTTTGAACCAACACCCTCTAATGCCACTGTCTTGTGAGAGGACTTCAACCTGGGAGCCAATCACTAAATGGTGCTGCGGAATTTTCTTCACGTCTTTACGAGGTAAAACAGAAGAACCTCCTCTTCCAAGGCAAAAGGCTTCACTTTTACTTCTGCAATTAGTCCCATCTTTACTTAGATTCACCACACTCCCATATACAGCATCCGGAGACTCCCTTCGGTCACAGTATTGCAAGCGCATGTCATCATTTCTTGAAGAATGATGCCTCTTTTTAGGTCTGATATCATTGGCACCATCATTTTCTTCCAGTTCCAACCCTTCATCTGGCTGTTGAGAACTCCCTTGAACCTTTGAAGAAGCAAGTGTGTGCATGTATCTAAGTATCTCCTGTTTCCAATAACCTTTAACTTGAGTAATGTCAAAGGGCTGGACATCGTCATTTTCAAACTGCTTGCAGCATACAAAGGGTTCCAAAAGAGTTTGCGTTGCCTCTCTCTTGAATTTCTCAAAATGATGGGGGCTGAGGACGGTAGCTAATCcatctatgcattcaatactgaGATCTTGAagacaaagagaaaagaaaatctCCCTATCATTAAAATTGTGAGGCAAAACAATACCAACCTCATCAACTTTGTGAAACCACCGTACCACAACCATCTTGTTGCCCCTAGAATCCTCATACATATCTTCCAAGTATGCAACAAGACGTTTATCCTCCTCGgctaaaacaaatacaaaatcaTGAACCTGAAAGTATTTGGAAAGAGGGGAACAGAACAATGAGTCAAATGTAAACATTTTTTAACAGGAAAAACATTACAGATGGCAAGATGTCcaagaaacaaaaagtaaatgaaaaaaaaaaaaagaacagaaaacCAATAGAACTTACCGAAACTACAACACTGTTCCGGCTAAATGATTGATAATGCCTCCGTTTTTTTCTGCATGTCCAAGGAGAGCCTAACCACAGAAACTCAGTGGTATGGTTGCCTAGCTTCCGCAATACTGTATCCTAAGAGAAAGACAGAGAATGAATATGAGCaatgaccaaaataaaaatgtatgaaGCATAAAACATGAAGGGGAAGTAAATAGAGTCATAAGTCAACATAATCATTATTACCTTAAAGATTTCAATCCCCAACTTGCAAGCATCTATACCATCCGACACACTCCCACCCAAATCGGGTGATTTGAGAAATGACGTATCTGAGAGaattacaaaacaaacaaattaacacACATGGCATTTACCATGGACTACAGTAATAATTATATGATAACAGAGATAGACAGGAAGGCCAAACAGTAAAAAGTAAACGActaataacaaaataattgtGTAAACTGAAAGAAGCAAATAAAATGGATAAGTATCCATAGCAGATGAGTGCATTAGACATAGAGACAGAAAATCTGAAGATATAAACCATCACATATACCAAAGATCATTAGGGAACAAAAAATATTGTAGATTTGGCCATGAAGGGTCTTGACCTAGAGTTTTTGAGGGCATAAGGATCCGATGCTCTCAACCAGCTCtttacaatttaattaaaaatcctGCAGCCCAAATCACAGTCAGTTTATAAAAACAATAAGACCAACAATACCATGAAGAATAGAACACGGTCACGGTTGAAAGAACAGAGTAACACACCGTTGTTCAAAACAAAACTACACCCATAAAACAGGCCAGGCCACCTAGGCTATAAGGTCCTTCAttagtgaattaaaaaaaatccctATGCGGCTCAATAAACTTGCAAAAATGGTGACAAATTTCTATAGTGGTCCAATTTTAAACACAGCGGAGAGGAAAGGAGGAtcccaaaaggaaaaaagaatttCCATGGAAAGGACGAGACAAAACTACAAGAAGGAGACGAGGGGAAATACAATCCAACTTGAAGAACACGAGCTCTTGCAATTATGAGAGAAAGGAACGCCATTGAAGACAAATGCAAAACCTTTGTTTCGTAACAAAGGTTGAAACGTTATCAAAAGGAAAAGCTTTGTACTTTGCCTGCCCGGTGAACCCGAGATTATTCCAAAATCCACGACTCTTATGGAGTGAAAGTACAACAAAAATGAAAGGGCCTGGATTTAGCCGGTAGGTGAAACTTGACACCATCCGCCCTATCAACCAGAGAATGCGTTTTCCAACAAACTTTGATAACAGATGCAAAACCGGTGAGGAAACACAAAACCCGCAAGAGAACGGTTTTATAAATTGGGGAAGAACCCCACTTCATGATTAAATCAACAAGGAAACCCAGAAAATCTATGCCCACCAACAAAAACATCCAGAACCACCCACCAGATCTACAAAATTCTTCAACACCACCCAAATCCCAACAAAAACACACGAATCAATTGAAGACAAATACCGAAAAGATTTCAATTTTCCCAACAAGGAAAACTGAAAACCCCAAAACCTCCGAAaacaaacaagaacaaaaaagaaagagagacgTATCAAAATTCATCGAGAAACTGAACGAAAGGTACGAAATTTACCTGCAACAACGCAATCGAGCCAATCGATGACCTCTCTGCGAGATTTAAGCTTAACGAGCGACGACATGGAGAACAAGGACCGGATTCGGAAAGCAAAATGATAGGACATGTGCCGCAAGCTCTTCTCTTTGCCTACCACCGCCAGATCTGAACTGCCGTCTCTGCGTTTCAAATAGTAATGGACCTCCCTCCGCCCTTTGTCGCTCGACACAAACACCTCGTCCCATCTCATGAAGCAAATCGGCGCCGCTGCCGCCTCCGCCACCAATCCCCCCATCCGCTCAAAGCTCGACAATTAAACCGCTAATTGATTGAAACCGACAGAGGATGAGCTATATAATACCCTGATCGAAGGAAACGAGCTATGTGTCCAATTCGAAACCCACGAACCAGaggcgctctctctctctctctcttctctaaaAGGAGAATGGAAGAGGGATTTGTAGAGCAAATGTGGAATTTATTATTCAAGAGAGGAAGGGGGAGCTAGGGTTTCGAGATTGGGGGTTTCGGATTGAGATGGACGGCTGAGATTTCTTCCACGAACGTGACACGCAGGAAAGTCGCAGGAAGATGCGAGGACATCTAAGGTTACGGAATTCCATAACTGCCCCTGGAGAAGTCCAGAAATTCCTTTGTTGTGTTATCGATCGATCGATCACATGTTGGAATTGGACATTTGACAACACGACAAGGAGCAAGTtgaggaaagggagagagagtttGCGCCCGGAACAGGTGGTGTAAGACTCGCTCAGTTTGGCTGCCAGCTGTCGATGGGATGAAAATCGTCATGTTCAT
This Pyrus communis chromosome 6, drPyrComm1.1, whole genome shotgun sequence DNA region includes the following protein-coding sequences:
- the LOC137737177 gene encoding uncharacterized protein isoform X2, producing the protein MPSKTLDTSFLKSPDLGGSVSDGIDACKLGIEIFKDTVLRKLGNHTTEFLWLGSPWTCRKKRRHYQSFSRNSVVVSVHDFVFVLAEEDKRLVAYLEDMYEDSRGNKMVVVRWFHKVDEVGIVLPHNFNDREIFFSLCLQDLSIECIDGLATVLSPHHFEKFKREATQTLLEPFVCCKQFENDDVQPFDITQVKGYWKQEILRYMHTLASSKVQGSSQQPDEGLELEENDGANDIRPKKRHHSSRNDDMRLQYCDRRESPDAVYGSVVNLSKDGTNCRSKSEAFCLGRGGSSVLPRKDVKKIPQHHLVIGSQVEVLSQDSGIRGCWFKALIIKTYKDKVKVQYQDIQDAADEAKKLEEWILASKLAASDQLGLWTCGRPIVRPSPPSNKGRVSWAVDVGTVVDVWWHDGWWEGIVVQKDSDGRLHVYSPGEKQVLIVGRGELRHSQEWLGKGWAQINDRPELVSLISCSLETKQVVGKCSDDMSAQSAVCDSEPLEKEETRWNNSVPLAEDDKDERVKELGKVPDLLKDDLLAQLKWRSSRKRRRGNGNSVQKLHFVVSDGKSTRGLVGSGACESFMISSSLKVDHENCKYLGDSLFSSSVAPPLTSLVM
- the LOC137737177 gene encoding uncharacterized protein isoform X1; the protein is MGGLVAEAAAAPICFMRWDEVFVSSDKGRREVHYYLKRRDGSSDLAVVGKEKSLRHMSYHFAFRIRSLFSMSSLVKLKSRREVIDWLDCVVADTSFLKSPDLGGSVSDGIDACKLGIEIFKDTVLRKLGNHTTEFLWLGSPWTCRKKRRHYQSFSRNSVVVSVHDFVFVLAEEDKRLVAYLEDMYEDSRGNKMVVVRWFHKVDEVGIVLPHNFNDREIFFSLCLQDLSIECIDGLATVLSPHHFEKFKREATQTLLEPFVCCKQFENDDVQPFDITQVKGYWKQEILRYMHTLASSKVQGSSQQPDEGLELEENDGANDIRPKKRHHSSRNDDMRLQYCDRRESPDAVYGSVVNLSKDGTNCRSKSEAFCLGRGGSSVLPRKDVKKIPQHHLVIGSQVEVLSQDSGIRGCWFKALIIKTYKDKVKVQYQDIQDAADEAKKLEEWILASKLAASDQLGLWTCGRPIVRPSPPSNKGRVSWAVDVGTVVDVWWHDGWWEGIVVQKDSDGRLHVYSPGEKQVLIVGRGELRHSQEWLGKGWAQINDRPELVSLISCSLETKQVVGKCSDDMSAQSAVCDSEPLEKEETRWNNSVPLAEDDKDERVKELGKVPDLLKDDLLAQLKWRSSRKRRRGNGNSVQKLHFVVSDGKSTRGLVGSGACESFMISSSLKVDHENCKYLGDSLFSSSVAPPLTSLVM